TAGCAAATACATTTTTGCAACAAATTTTACAATATTAGTCAGCTCTGTCGCCTCACAACCcaatgatcctgggttcgattcccgagcaGGAGGAGACGTTAGGGCACGGTACTCAATACTTCATTCCACGGTTCACCTTGTAGGAAGAAAGATATTCAGGACTTAAGTAACTGTTGTGGGTAGCATCCTGAGGAAAGCCAGTCTTCGGCTTAAGGAACAACGATATAGACTAAGTACTAAGTATAGGCTTCTTGTCCCCCGACAATGGGGAAATAATATATTCTCCGCCAAAGCATAACTCTACTATGTAGCCTACTTTGCTATGTAAAATAACTCTCGCTTCGttttattgatttttataatttaatgAATTTTGCAGCCAATAATGATAATTTAACTTTAGGTTAATCCCTCAACTCagcaaagagagagaaaagattaCATTGTTCTATTTTCCAGTAGAGTTCACTGATAACTCTGTGGTTATCGGCCTCCTGGTGTTCAGTAGTCACGTCTGTGAGGACCGAGTGCGAGTTGAACTTGAGACCTCGCGCAAACGGCAGCGACAGTTTGTTAATGGCATCGATGACGGGCGGCCTCTTGGCGTCAGATTGCGTGGCCATGATGATTATCTTCTCCCTTCCTTCGTCTGTCAGAAGGGAGTATAGGTGCTTGTAGACGGATCTGTAGGAGTCCGGGAGCTTTTGGATTTTTGCTGGGATGACAAAGCCTATGATGTCGAAGTGGTGAAGCCCACAGACCTTCCGCAGGAGCGTGGCTAGGCGGCTCATGATGTGTTTGTTGTGGGCGTGTTCTTCTGGGCTGCCGAGACCTGGCGTGTCGACGATtatgaggttgtggtggtcgtgaggCCTCGGCAGGATGTTGAAGGAATAAGCTGTCGTAAATTTGGTTTTCTTAATCTTCAGATCTTTCGTGAGGCGGTTGAGTGGGTCTCCATTTATTAATAAACGGAAGTTGTCGTGGAATTTGACGCCGAAGATGTAGTTGACCATTGCCGTGGCGAGAGTAGTTTTACCCGATTCTCTGTCGCCCACCAGGAGAACGACCTTAGTTGGTTTGTCGTTGGTGTCACCTAAGGTGAGCTTCATTACTCTTGTTCCATCGTCCCTGTGGTCCAACTTCATCACCAACTGGCGAAGGTCCAGACCCTCGTGGTGCCCCACAACCTCTGTGAACTGGTGAATGACTCTTAGTCTTGATATTTCAGTCACATCCACAAGTCCATCTTCTAGCTGCTTACCTAACGACATCCTCAAAGGTGAAGAactcttcaactcctgaaaaaaatCGTCTACACCATGATAGTCGAAGAGCCGAAATATTTGTAGAAAGAAGTGTTCTTCTGGACTGATATGTGCTGTTGTTTTTTCGCCATTATCAAAGATAAACAAGTTATTGTAAGCAATGTTAGCCTTTTTAAGTGAGTTTAGCAGAGGCATGTAGGACGTGGGGTCAGTCACCAGGACCTGTGTGATACTCTCCAGGTCGTCGAACGCACAGCACAGCAGTTCGTAGGTGTTGACGAGTGGGAGAAGAATATCCGTAGACGTCTGGACCACAAAACTGACAGCATCGACCATCGTTGTCCCAAACTCTTGCTGGAGAAATCCTTCTAAATCTTGTAGGATTCTCACGT
This genomic window from Procambarus clarkii isolate CNS0578487 chromosome 26, FALCON_Pclarkii_2.0, whole genome shotgun sequence contains:
- the LOC123756826 gene encoding uncharacterized protein; the encoded protein is MAGGGGHGYTEGGLSLLPLQMASSSTPGVDSVCKQTLGSLNDLPNKVVFLLGDDLEMKASVKDAFVNYIFDVQVRSTYRLILADNFAFEDVQDIIYVYIFNQTGDMSLPFNLVFVDVPPLGYSGGTERDVRILQDLEGFLQQEFGTTMVDAVSFVVQTSTDILLPLVNTYELLCCAFDDLESITQVLVTDPTSYMPLLNSLKKANIAYNNLFIFDNGEKTTAHISPEEHFFLQIFRLFDYHGVDDFFQELKSSSPLRMSLGKQLEDGLVDVTEISRLRVIHQFTEVVGHHEGLDLRQLVMKLDHRDDGTRVMKLTLGDTNDKPTKVVLLVGDRESGKTTLATAMVNYIFGVKFHDNFRLLINGDPLNRLTKDLKIKKTKFTTAYSFNILPRPHDHHNLIIVDTPGLGSPEEHAHNKHIMSRLATLLRKVCGLHHFDIIGFVIPAKIQKLPDSYRSVYKHLYSLLTDEGREKIIIMATQSDAKRPPVIDAINKLSLPFARGLKFNSHSVLTDVTTEHQEADNHRVISELYWKIEQCNLFSLFAELRD